One genomic segment of Strix aluco isolate bStrAlu1 chromosome 7, bStrAlu1.hap1, whole genome shotgun sequence includes these proteins:
- the PSTK gene encoding L-seryl-tRNA(Sec) kinase gives MRPARPARQGASRHHGPAHAQAAGGPRPWRPSGLLAALAAAEQPVGAGRARVGLCVLCGLPAAGKSTLGRALCLRLPRRPGWACALLSYDELIPEEAFLPREAGAEPPGPSPLLPPWKRSRREVLQGLERLLRALLSAGPLPAPPPAAVSPQAWGRLLACCRRQGLLAAAESHAGAGRDRTQAAAPGPLYLILDDNFYYQSMRYEVYQLARKYSLSFCQLFLDCPVECCLQRNHLRSHPLPDQTIYLMARKIEMPDLKKNAWEQNSLILKSFDCTLEDDEQIISLLATALENPVKQIEENAEQKEADRAICAASAVHQADQTCRRVVSQTMKDAKDKNILPSEMKSLAEELNKLRIEFLEDLRQGRNLKSRIGLQNQYSDPVTSVISSFQHEATNIVNKYILK, from the exons ATGAGGCCCGCGCGCCCCGCCCGCCAGGGGGCCTCCCGCCACCACGGCCCCGCGCATGCGCAAGCAGCGGGCGGGCCGCGGCCCTGGCGGCCAAGCGGGCTTCTagcggcgctggcggcggcggaaCAGCCGGTGGGCGCCGGGCGCGCCCGGGTGGGGCTGTGCGTGCTGTGCGGGCTGCCGGCGGCCGGCAAGTCCACCCTGGGCCGCGCTCTGTGCCTCCGCCTGCCGCGGCGGCCGGGCTGGGCCTGCGCGCTCCTCAGCTACGACGAGCTCATCCCGGAAGAGGCCTTCCTGCCGCGCGAGGCGGGGGCGGAGCCGCCGGGACCGTCCCCATTG CTGCCCCCCTGGAAGCGGAGCCGGCGAGAGGTGCTGCAGGGCCTGGAGCGGCTCCTGCGGGCGCTGCTCAGCGCGGGGCcgctgccagcccccccccccgccgccgtctCCCCGCAGGCCTGGGGGCGCCTCCTGGCCTGCTGCCGGCGGCAGGGGCTGCTCGCCGCGGCGGAGAGCCACGCCGGAGCTGGCCGGGACCGGACACAAGCAGCCGCGCCTGGGCCACTCTACCTGATCTTGGACGACAATTTTTATTACCAGAGCATGAGATACGAGGTGTACCAGCTGGCTCGCAAAT ATTCCTTGAGCTTCTGCCAGCTATTTTTAGACTGTCCAGTTGAATGCTGCTTGCAGAGAAATCATCTGAGAAGTCATCCGTTACCTGACCAGACGATATATTTAATggcaagaaaaatagaaatgccAGATCTCAAGAAAAATGCGTGGGAACAGAACAGCCTCATTCTGAAAAGTTTTGATTGCACTTTGGAGGATGA TGAGCAGATCATTAGTTTGCTGGCCACTGCTTTGGAAAATCCGGTGAAGCAAATTGAGGAGAACGCTGAGCAAAAG GAAGCAGATCGAGCAATCTGTGCGGCTAGTGCTGTCCATCAGGCAGACCAGACGTGCAGACGCGTCGTCTCGCAGACAATGAAGGATGCAAAAG ataaAAACATACTTCCAAGTGAGATGAAGAGCCTGGCAGAAGAACTCAACAAACTCAGAATAGAATTTTTGGAAGACTTGCGGCAAGGAAGGAATTTGAAAAGCCGTATTGGCCTACAAAATCAATATTCTGACCCTGTTACAAGTGTCATTTCTTCCTTCCAACATGAGGCAACAAACATagttaataaatacattttaaaataa
- the IKZF5 gene encoding zinc finger protein Pegasus isoform X2: protein MGEKKPEPLDFVKDFQEYLTQQTHHVNMISGSVSGDKEAETLQGAGTEGDQNGLDHPSVEVSLDENSGMLVDGFERTFDGKLKCRYCNYASKGTARLIEHIRIHTGEKPHRCHLCPFASAYERHLEAHMRSHTGEKPYKCELCSFRCSDRSNLSHHRRRKHKMVPVKGTRSSLSSKKMWGVLQKKTSNLGYSRRALINLSPPSMVVQKPDYLNDFTHEIPNIQTEAYESMTKSAQSSGLPRDPQDLMVDNPLNQLSTLAGQLSSLPPENQNPASPDVVSCQDEKPFMIQQPAAPAVVSAVSANIPQNSSPTSPDPRPTHNQRNYSPVAGPSSERSAHTSTPSISNSQPSTPAPTLPVQDPQLLHHCQHCDMYFADNILYTIHMGCHGFENPFQCNICGSVAAPRSVLKWWGSRSTFQH from the exons ATGGGTGAAAAGAAGCCAGAACCTTTGGACTTTGTAAAAGATTTTCAGGAATATCTTACACAGCAGACTCACCATGTAAATATGATTTCTGGATCAGTTAGTGGAGACAAGGAAGCAGAGACTCTTCAGGGAG ctgggacagagggtGATCAGAATGGTCTGGATCATCCTTCTGTTGAAGTTTCACTGGATGAAAACTCAGGAATGTTAGTGGATGGGTTTGAAAGGACATTTGATGGAAAGTTGAAGTGTCGATACTGCAACTACGCCAGCAAAGGAACAGCACGGCTCATAGAGCATATCAGAATCCATACAG GTGAGAAGCCACACAGATGTCATCTGTGTCCCTTTGCATCAGCTTACGAACGTCACCTGGAAGCTCACATGCGATCGCATACTGGTGAAAAACCATACAAATGTGAATTGTGTTCCTTTCGCTGCAGTGACAGAAGCAATTTATCTCATCACCGCAGGCGCAAACATAAAATGGTGCCTGTCAAGGGTACAAGGTCTTCCCTAAGCAGCAAGAAAATGTGGGGGGTTTTGCAGAAGAAGACCAGCAATTTGGGGTACAGCAGAAGAGCATTAATTAATTTGAGTCCGCCTTCCATGGTGGTGCAGAAACCAGACTACCTTAATGATTTCACTCATGAAATCCCAAATATCCAGACTGAAGCCTATGAGAGTATGACAAAATCAGCCCAGAGCAGTGGGTTGCCGAGAGATCCACAAGACCTCATGGTAGATAATCCTTTAAACCAGCTCTCTACGTTAGCCGGACAGTTATCTAGCTTGCCACCTGAAAACCAAAATCCAGCCTCTCCTGATGTTGTTTCCTGTCAAGACGAAAAGCCTTTCATGATacagcagcctgctgctcctgctgtagTTTCAGCTGTGTCAGCAAATATTCCTCAAAATTCATCTCCGACCAGCCCGGATCCTCGGCCTACACACAATCAAAGGAACTATAGTCCCGTGGCAGGTCCCAGCAGTGAGCGCAGTGCCCACACCAGTACTCCCAGCATAAGTAACAGTCAACCGAGTACTCCAGCTCCAACCCTTCCAGTTCAGGACCCCCAGCTTCTGCATCACTGCCAACACTGTGACATGTACTTTGCGGACAATATCCTTTATACTATTCACATGGGATGTCATGGATTTGAAAATCCTTTCCAGTGCAACATATGTGGGT CTGTAGCAGCTCCAAGGAGTGTTCTGAAATGGTGGGGCTCCAGGAGCACCTTCCAGCACTGA
- the IKZF5 gene encoding zinc finger protein Pegasus isoform X1, translating into MGEKKPEPLDFVKDFQEYLTQQTHHVNMISGSVSGDKEAETLQGAGTEGDQNGLDHPSVEVSLDENSGMLVDGFERTFDGKLKCRYCNYASKGTARLIEHIRIHTGEKPHRCHLCPFASAYERHLEAHMRSHTGEKPYKCELCSFRCSDRSNLSHHRRRKHKMVPVKGTRSSLSSKKMWGVLQKKTSNLGYSRRALINLSPPSMVVQKPDYLNDFTHEIPNIQTEAYESMTKSAQSSGLPRDPQDLMVDNPLNQLSTLAGQLSSLPPENQNPASPDVVSCQDEKPFMIQQPAAPAVVSAVSANIPQNSSPTSPDPRPTHNQRNYSPVAGPSSERSAHTSTPSISNSQPSTPAPTLPVQDPQLLHHCQHCDMYFADNILYTIHMGCHGFENPFQCNICGCKCKNKYDFACHFARGQHSQH; encoded by the exons ATGGGTGAAAAGAAGCCAGAACCTTTGGACTTTGTAAAAGATTTTCAGGAATATCTTACACAGCAGACTCACCATGTAAATATGATTTCTGGATCAGTTAGTGGAGACAAGGAAGCAGAGACTCTTCAGGGAG ctgggacagagggtGATCAGAATGGTCTGGATCATCCTTCTGTTGAAGTTTCACTGGATGAAAACTCAGGAATGTTAGTGGATGGGTTTGAAAGGACATTTGATGGAAAGTTGAAGTGTCGATACTGCAACTACGCCAGCAAAGGAACAGCACGGCTCATAGAGCATATCAGAATCCATACAG GTGAGAAGCCACACAGATGTCATCTGTGTCCCTTTGCATCAGCTTACGAACGTCACCTGGAAGCTCACATGCGATCGCATACTGGTGAAAAACCATACAAATGTGAATTGTGTTCCTTTCGCTGCAGTGACAGAAGCAATTTATCTCATCACCGCAGGCGCAAACATAAAATGGTGCCTGTCAAGGGTACAAGGTCTTCCCTAAGCAGCAAGAAAATGTGGGGGGTTTTGCAGAAGAAGACCAGCAATTTGGGGTACAGCAGAAGAGCATTAATTAATTTGAGTCCGCCTTCCATGGTGGTGCAGAAACCAGACTACCTTAATGATTTCACTCATGAAATCCCAAATATCCAGACTGAAGCCTATGAGAGTATGACAAAATCAGCCCAGAGCAGTGGGTTGCCGAGAGATCCACAAGACCTCATGGTAGATAATCCTTTAAACCAGCTCTCTACGTTAGCCGGACAGTTATCTAGCTTGCCACCTGAAAACCAAAATCCAGCCTCTCCTGATGTTGTTTCCTGTCAAGACGAAAAGCCTTTCATGATacagcagcctgctgctcctgctgtagTTTCAGCTGTGTCAGCAAATATTCCTCAAAATTCATCTCCGACCAGCCCGGATCCTCGGCCTACACACAATCAAAGGAACTATAGTCCCGTGGCAGGTCCCAGCAGTGAGCGCAGTGCCCACACCAGTACTCCCAGCATAAGTAACAGTCAACCGAGTACTCCAGCTCCAACCCTTCCAGTTCAGGACCCCCAGCTTCTGCATCACTGCCAACACTGTGACATGTACTTTGCGGACAATATCCTTTATACTATTCACATGGGATGTCATGGATTTGAAAATCCTTTCCAGTGCAACATATGTGGGTGTAAGTGTAAAAATAAGTATGACTTTGCTTGCCATTTTGCAAGAGGCCAACATAGTCAACATTGA